The following coding sequences lie in one Girardinichthys multiradiatus isolate DD_20200921_A chromosome 13, DD_fGirMul_XY1, whole genome shotgun sequence genomic window:
- the rxrba gene encoding retinoic acid receptor RXR-beta-A isoform X4 has product MGDSRDSRSPDSSSVSSPPLGQHSPPLVPSAASMTSLPPITTTRVNSPISSIGSPFSVISSSLDSPCLPGTPSVGYGPISSPQINSTVTMSGLHAVSSSDDVKPPLGLKQLSPHSPGPMLSQKRLCSICGDRSSGKHYGVYSCEGCKGFFKRTVRKDLTYTCRDNKDCIVDKRQRNRCQYCRYQKCLAMGMKREAVQEERQRNKEREGEVESTSAVNEEMPVEKILEAEMAVEQKTELHADGSSDGSSPNDPVTNICQAADKQLFTLVEWAKRIPHFSELPLDDQVILLRAGWNELLIASFSHRSISVKDGILLATGLHVHRNSAHSAGVGAIFDRVLTELVSKMRDMQMDKTELGCLRAIILFNPDAKGLSNSSEVEVLRERVYASLEAYCKQRYPDQQGRFAKLLLRLPALRSIGLKCLEHLFFFKLIGDTPIDTFLMEMLEAPHQLT; this is encoded by the exons ATGGGAGACAGCAGAG ATTCTCGCAGTCCAGACAGTTCGTCTGTGTCTTCCCCTCCTCTGGGCCAACACTCGCCGCCGCTGGTTCCCTCGGCGGCTTCCATGACTTCACTGCCACCCATCACCACCACCAGGGTCAACAGCCCCATCAGTAGCATCGGCTCACCCTTCTCTGTTATTAGCTCATCACTGGACTCACCCTGCCTGCCTGGCACACCGTCGGTGGGATATGGCCCAATTAGCAGCCCCCAG ATCAACTCAACAGTGACCATGTCAGGGCTCCATGCAGTGAGCAGCTCCGATGATGTGAAACCTCCTCTTGGCTTGAAGCAGCTGTCTCCCCACAGCCCGGGTCCGATGCTTTCCCAGAAACGCCTTTGTTCCATCTGCGGAGATAGATCTTCTG GGAAACACTATGGCGTCTACAGCTGTGAGGGCTGTAAAGGCTTCTTTAAGAGAACCGTGAGAAAAGACCTAACCTACACCTGTCGGGACAATAAGGACTGCATTGTGGATAAGAGGCAGAGGAACCGCTGCCAGTACTGCCGCTATCAGAAATGCCTGGCCATGGGCATGAAGAGAGAAG CTGTCCAAGAGGAGCGGCAGAGGAACAAGGAGCGAGAAGGCGAGGTCGAGTCTACCAGCGCGGTGAACGAGGAGATGCCGGTGGAGAAGATTCTGGAAGCTGAGATGGCTGTGGAGCAAAAGACAGAGCTTCATGCAGATGGAAGTTCAGACGGCAGCTCT cCCAATGATCCTGTTACCAACATCTGCCAGGCAGCAGACAAGCAGCTCTTCACGTTGGTGGAGTGGGCCAAGAGGATTCCTCACTTCTCTGAGCTTCCTCTGGATGATCAGGTCATCTTGCTCCGTGCAG GCTGGAACGAGCTCCTGATTGCATCCTTCTCCCATCGCTCCATCTCGGTGAAGGACGGCATTTTACTGGCCACGGGCCTCCACGTCCACAGGAACAGCGCCCACAGCGCAGGGGTCGGCGCCATATTTGACAG GGTTCTGACCGAGCTTGTAAGCAAAATGAGAGACATGCAAATGGACAAGACAGAGCTGGGCTGCCTTCGTGCAATCATTCTCTTTAACCCAG ATGCCAAGGGTTTGTCCAACTCCAGTGAGGTGGAGGTTCTGCGAGAGAGGGTGTATGCGTCTCTTGAAGCTTACTGCAAGCAGAGATACCCTGATCAGCAGGGCAG GTTTGCAAAGCTCCTCCTCCGACTCCCAGCACTGCGCTCCATTGGGCTGAAGTGCCTGGAGCATCTGTTCTTCTTTAAACTGATCGGTGACACGCCCATCGACACCTTTCTGATGGAGATGCTGGAGGCGCCTCACCAGCTGACATAA
- the rxrba gene encoding retinoic acid receptor RXR-beta-A isoform X1 — protein sequence MGDSRDSRSPDSSSVSSPPLGQHSPPLVPSAASMTSLPPITTTRVNSPISSIGSPFSVISSSLDSPCLPGTPSVGYGPISSPQINSTVTMSGLHAVSSSDDVKPPLGLKQLSPHSPGPMLSQKRLCSICGDRSSGKHYGVYSCEGCKGFFKRTVRKDLTYTCRDNKDCIVDKRQRNRCQYCRYQKCLAMGMKREVAKMNDRSVQEERQRNKEREGEVESTSAVNEEMPVEKILEAEMAVEQKTELHADGSSDGSSPNDPVTNICQAADKQLFTLVEWAKRIPHFSELPLDDQVILLRAGWNELLIASFSHRSISVKDGILLATGLHVHRNSAHSAGVGAIFDRANNAEVGALFDRVLTELVSKMRDMQMDKTELGCLRAIILFNPDAKGLSNSSEVEVLRERVYASLEAYCKQRYPDQQGRFAKLLLRLPALRSIGLKCLEHLFFFKLIGDTPIDTFLMEMLEAPHQLT from the exons ATGGGAGACAGCAGAG ATTCTCGCAGTCCAGACAGTTCGTCTGTGTCTTCCCCTCCTCTGGGCCAACACTCGCCGCCGCTGGTTCCCTCGGCGGCTTCCATGACTTCACTGCCACCCATCACCACCACCAGGGTCAACAGCCCCATCAGTAGCATCGGCTCACCCTTCTCTGTTATTAGCTCATCACTGGACTCACCCTGCCTGCCTGGCACACCGTCGGTGGGATATGGCCCAATTAGCAGCCCCCAG ATCAACTCAACAGTGACCATGTCAGGGCTCCATGCAGTGAGCAGCTCCGATGATGTGAAACCTCCTCTTGGCTTGAAGCAGCTGTCTCCCCACAGCCCGGGTCCGATGCTTTCCCAGAAACGCCTTTGTTCCATCTGCGGAGATAGATCTTCTG GGAAACACTATGGCGTCTACAGCTGTGAGGGCTGTAAAGGCTTCTTTAAGAGAACCGTGAGAAAAGACCTAACCTACACCTGTCGGGACAATAAGGACTGCATTGTGGATAAGAGGCAGAGGAACCGCTGCCAGTACTGCCGCTATCAGAAATGCCTGGCCATGGGCATGAAGAGAGAAG TGGCCAAGATGAACGACAGAT CTGTCCAAGAGGAGCGGCAGAGGAACAAGGAGCGAGAAGGCGAGGTCGAGTCTACCAGCGCGGTGAACGAGGAGATGCCGGTGGAGAAGATTCTGGAAGCTGAGATGGCTGTGGAGCAAAAGACAGAGCTTCATGCAGATGGAAGTTCAGACGGCAGCTCT cCCAATGATCCTGTTACCAACATCTGCCAGGCAGCAGACAAGCAGCTCTTCACGTTGGTGGAGTGGGCCAAGAGGATTCCTCACTTCTCTGAGCTTCCTCTGGATGATCAGGTCATCTTGCTCCGTGCAG GCTGGAACGAGCTCCTGATTGCATCCTTCTCCCATCGCTCCATCTCGGTGAAGGACGGCATTTTACTGGCCACGGGCCTCCACGTCCACAGGAACAGCGCCCACAGCGCAGGGGTCGGCGCCATATTTGACAG GGCGAACAATGCTGAGGTTGGGGCCCTATTTGACAG GGTTCTGACCGAGCTTGTAAGCAAAATGAGAGACATGCAAATGGACAAGACAGAGCTGGGCTGCCTTCGTGCAATCATTCTCTTTAACCCAG ATGCCAAGGGTTTGTCCAACTCCAGTGAGGTGGAGGTTCTGCGAGAGAGGGTGTATGCGTCTCTTGAAGCTTACTGCAAGCAGAGATACCCTGATCAGCAGGGCAG GTTTGCAAAGCTCCTCCTCCGACTCCCAGCACTGCGCTCCATTGGGCTGAAGTGCCTGGAGCATCTGTTCTTCTTTAAACTGATCGGTGACACGCCCATCGACACCTTTCTGATGGAGATGCTGGAGGCGCCTCACCAGCTGACATAA
- the rxrba gene encoding retinoic acid receptor RXR-beta-A isoform X2, whose amino-acid sequence MGDSRDSRSPDSSSVSSPPLGQHSPPLVPSAASMTSLPPITTTRVNSPISSIGSPFSVISSSLDSPCLPGTPSVGYGPISSPQINSTVTMSGLHAVSSSDDVKPPLGLKQLSPHSPGPMLSQKRLCSICGDRSSGKHYGVYSCEGCKGFFKRTVRKDLTYTCRDNKDCIVDKRQRNRCQYCRYQKCLAMGMKREAVQEERQRNKEREGEVESTSAVNEEMPVEKILEAEMAVEQKTELHADGSSDGSSPNDPVTNICQAADKQLFTLVEWAKRIPHFSELPLDDQVILLRAGWNELLIASFSHRSISVKDGILLATGLHVHRNSAHSAGVGAIFDRANNAEVGALFDRVLTELVSKMRDMQMDKTELGCLRAIILFNPDAKGLSNSSEVEVLRERVYASLEAYCKQRYPDQQGRFAKLLLRLPALRSIGLKCLEHLFFFKLIGDTPIDTFLMEMLEAPHQLT is encoded by the exons ATGGGAGACAGCAGAG ATTCTCGCAGTCCAGACAGTTCGTCTGTGTCTTCCCCTCCTCTGGGCCAACACTCGCCGCCGCTGGTTCCCTCGGCGGCTTCCATGACTTCACTGCCACCCATCACCACCACCAGGGTCAACAGCCCCATCAGTAGCATCGGCTCACCCTTCTCTGTTATTAGCTCATCACTGGACTCACCCTGCCTGCCTGGCACACCGTCGGTGGGATATGGCCCAATTAGCAGCCCCCAG ATCAACTCAACAGTGACCATGTCAGGGCTCCATGCAGTGAGCAGCTCCGATGATGTGAAACCTCCTCTTGGCTTGAAGCAGCTGTCTCCCCACAGCCCGGGTCCGATGCTTTCCCAGAAACGCCTTTGTTCCATCTGCGGAGATAGATCTTCTG GGAAACACTATGGCGTCTACAGCTGTGAGGGCTGTAAAGGCTTCTTTAAGAGAACCGTGAGAAAAGACCTAACCTACACCTGTCGGGACAATAAGGACTGCATTGTGGATAAGAGGCAGAGGAACCGCTGCCAGTACTGCCGCTATCAGAAATGCCTGGCCATGGGCATGAAGAGAGAAG CTGTCCAAGAGGAGCGGCAGAGGAACAAGGAGCGAGAAGGCGAGGTCGAGTCTACCAGCGCGGTGAACGAGGAGATGCCGGTGGAGAAGATTCTGGAAGCTGAGATGGCTGTGGAGCAAAAGACAGAGCTTCATGCAGATGGAAGTTCAGACGGCAGCTCT cCCAATGATCCTGTTACCAACATCTGCCAGGCAGCAGACAAGCAGCTCTTCACGTTGGTGGAGTGGGCCAAGAGGATTCCTCACTTCTCTGAGCTTCCTCTGGATGATCAGGTCATCTTGCTCCGTGCAG GCTGGAACGAGCTCCTGATTGCATCCTTCTCCCATCGCTCCATCTCGGTGAAGGACGGCATTTTACTGGCCACGGGCCTCCACGTCCACAGGAACAGCGCCCACAGCGCAGGGGTCGGCGCCATATTTGACAG GGCGAACAATGCTGAGGTTGGGGCCCTATTTGACAG GGTTCTGACCGAGCTTGTAAGCAAAATGAGAGACATGCAAATGGACAAGACAGAGCTGGGCTGCCTTCGTGCAATCATTCTCTTTAACCCAG ATGCCAAGGGTTTGTCCAACTCCAGTGAGGTGGAGGTTCTGCGAGAGAGGGTGTATGCGTCTCTTGAAGCTTACTGCAAGCAGAGATACCCTGATCAGCAGGGCAG GTTTGCAAAGCTCCTCCTCCGACTCCCAGCACTGCGCTCCATTGGGCTGAAGTGCCTGGAGCATCTGTTCTTCTTTAAACTGATCGGTGACACGCCCATCGACACCTTTCTGATGGAGATGCTGGAGGCGCCTCACCAGCTGACATAA
- the rxrba gene encoding retinoic acid receptor RXR-beta-A isoform X3 yields the protein MGDSRDSRSPDSSSVSSPPLGQHSPPLVPSAASMTSLPPITTTRVNSPISSIGSPFSVISSSLDSPCLPGTPSVGYGPISSPQINSTVTMSGLHAVSSSDDVKPPLGLKQLSPHSPGPMLSQKRLCSICGDRSSGKHYGVYSCEGCKGFFKRTVRKDLTYTCRDNKDCIVDKRQRNRCQYCRYQKCLAMGMKREVAKMNDRSVQEERQRNKEREGEVESTSAVNEEMPVEKILEAEMAVEQKTELHADGSSDGSSPNDPVTNICQAADKQLFTLVEWAKRIPHFSELPLDDQVILLRAGWNELLIASFSHRSISVKDGILLATGLHVHRNSAHSAGVGAIFDRVLTELVSKMRDMQMDKTELGCLRAIILFNPDAKGLSNSSEVEVLRERVYASLEAYCKQRYPDQQGRFAKLLLRLPALRSIGLKCLEHLFFFKLIGDTPIDTFLMEMLEAPHQLT from the exons ATGGGAGACAGCAGAG ATTCTCGCAGTCCAGACAGTTCGTCTGTGTCTTCCCCTCCTCTGGGCCAACACTCGCCGCCGCTGGTTCCCTCGGCGGCTTCCATGACTTCACTGCCACCCATCACCACCACCAGGGTCAACAGCCCCATCAGTAGCATCGGCTCACCCTTCTCTGTTATTAGCTCATCACTGGACTCACCCTGCCTGCCTGGCACACCGTCGGTGGGATATGGCCCAATTAGCAGCCCCCAG ATCAACTCAACAGTGACCATGTCAGGGCTCCATGCAGTGAGCAGCTCCGATGATGTGAAACCTCCTCTTGGCTTGAAGCAGCTGTCTCCCCACAGCCCGGGTCCGATGCTTTCCCAGAAACGCCTTTGTTCCATCTGCGGAGATAGATCTTCTG GGAAACACTATGGCGTCTACAGCTGTGAGGGCTGTAAAGGCTTCTTTAAGAGAACCGTGAGAAAAGACCTAACCTACACCTGTCGGGACAATAAGGACTGCATTGTGGATAAGAGGCAGAGGAACCGCTGCCAGTACTGCCGCTATCAGAAATGCCTGGCCATGGGCATGAAGAGAGAAG TGGCCAAGATGAACGACAGAT CTGTCCAAGAGGAGCGGCAGAGGAACAAGGAGCGAGAAGGCGAGGTCGAGTCTACCAGCGCGGTGAACGAGGAGATGCCGGTGGAGAAGATTCTGGAAGCTGAGATGGCTGTGGAGCAAAAGACAGAGCTTCATGCAGATGGAAGTTCAGACGGCAGCTCT cCCAATGATCCTGTTACCAACATCTGCCAGGCAGCAGACAAGCAGCTCTTCACGTTGGTGGAGTGGGCCAAGAGGATTCCTCACTTCTCTGAGCTTCCTCTGGATGATCAGGTCATCTTGCTCCGTGCAG GCTGGAACGAGCTCCTGATTGCATCCTTCTCCCATCGCTCCATCTCGGTGAAGGACGGCATTTTACTGGCCACGGGCCTCCACGTCCACAGGAACAGCGCCCACAGCGCAGGGGTCGGCGCCATATTTGACAG GGTTCTGACCGAGCTTGTAAGCAAAATGAGAGACATGCAAATGGACAAGACAGAGCTGGGCTGCCTTCGTGCAATCATTCTCTTTAACCCAG ATGCCAAGGGTTTGTCCAACTCCAGTGAGGTGGAGGTTCTGCGAGAGAGGGTGTATGCGTCTCTTGAAGCTTACTGCAAGCAGAGATACCCTGATCAGCAGGGCAG GTTTGCAAAGCTCCTCCTCCGACTCCCAGCACTGCGCTCCATTGGGCTGAAGTGCCTGGAGCATCTGTTCTTCTTTAAACTGATCGGTGACACGCCCATCGACACCTTTCTGATGGAGATGCTGGAGGCGCCTCACCAGCTGACATAA